The DNA sequence ACGCCCAGTATTCCGCTTGGCGCACATCAAAATCGGTAATTCTACCGTTGGCAGGGTTAAAGCCGGATGGAATTGTTTCATATCTCGGTTCGCCGTCGATCGTCGGCTTGGCAGGTGTTAGATTATAGTCGTTCGCAATCATATTGTAATTATCGTGGTCAAAGTGGTGCGCCGATTGTAACATGTTAAAATCTAGCCAAGTGTCATTGTGGAACCACGCAGAAGAGGAATTTATCCCTTGTGGATGGAATGTCATTAAGTGTTTCCCGCAATCCCCTTCAGTGAGCCCCCGTGCCATCTCGCGCCAAACGCTTTCAAAGCCCGTCGGAATTGTATCCCCGCCGAGTACCCATATAATGTTAGGCACATCCCTGTAGCGGTTACTAATATATTTTCCCCAATTGTAAGCATTGGCAAGTCCCTGATTCTGAGGATTAAACGCCCCCCACGTTTCGGTTACCTGGTTGCCCCAAGTCGGCAGCACCGCGAGGTAAATCCCTTTTGCCTGTGCACGGTTAACGACATAATCGACGTGCTCAAAAAACGGTTCATTCGGCTGGTTCACATCACCGTTAATGACCGGTGGGTGTCCGTAAGCGTTCGGATTGACTGTCCCTCCGTATGCCGACAAGATGACGGCTTGAATCGCAGTAAAACCTTTCTGCCTTCGGTTTTCCAAATACATTTCCGTTTCTTCTCTCGTCAGTCGGGTGAACAGCTCCCACGCCGTATCTGCCATGTAAAAAAACGGCGCTCCGTCCACATGTTGCAAATAGCGGCCATTCGAATGAAGGACTAAATCCCCGCCATTAAAACCAGTTGACCAGGTACTTCCTACGGTTTGAGACAACAAATATCCCCCCATGTTCAAAATGTGATGAAGCAGTTGCGCCCTACCTATTAACCTTTTATGAATTCATCAATAATTTTATGACGAATTTCAGGGGGGAGGGAGGAGTAAGTCGCACGTGAATAGATGTGAATGTTCCTTTACCTACCGACAGACACAGTTAAAATAGAAAAAGCGAACAGAGACCACTACGGCAAAACATACAGTAAAATAGCAAAAAAATGCGTCACCGACCCGCCGAGGACGAACAAATGCCACACCGCGTGGTGAAACGGAAAACTACGCCACATGTAAAACACCGTACCGACCGTATACAGAACACCACCGACGACGAGTAGAACGATCCCTTCAACAGAAAGGTTTGCCGTTAGCGGTCGCCACGCAAGGACGATGATCCACCCCATGGCGATATAAATGAGCGTCGAAGTGAACAAAAACTTTTTCGTGAAGAACAACTTAAAGACGACTCCGAACAGAGCAATGCCCCAAACGATCCCGAATAGAGTCCATCCTAAGGTTCCATCTAATACCGTTAAAACGATCGGCGTATACGTGCCAGCGATAAAAATATATATGGAAGAGTGATCCATAATCTCCAATATATCCTTCGCCTTCCCCTCTGGGAAACTGTGGACGAGAGTCGAAGCTGTATACAGTAGCAACATCGAGACTCCGTAAACGGTAAAACTGACGATATGCACCGCTGTCCCTTTTAACGAAGCGAAGACGATAAGTAGGATGAGCCCCGCTAGACTAAGTAATCCACCAATCCCGTGTGTGATCGCGTTCGCTACTTCTTCCCGCCGCGTGTACGTGTGTGTCGTTGCGATTGTGCTCCCGACCTTTCTCCGTGTAATGTGACCTCATTATACCTTATCCTTTGCTCTTTTTCTTGTCTACAATAAAACCTCTAGCAATCGTGACCAGTAAGACGCATCCCCATTTTTTGTAAGACATTTCCCCTCAATTCCTTTAATCGACGCGTAATCTGCGTGTTTCCATCGCAAAGTTGACTAATAGTATCTTTATCTTACCAATTTTCCCCGTTCCTGTACAGGAACAAGTTACTACTGTACGAGAACAAGAAAGAGATCCAAAAAAGAGATCTATCCACTTGCATATCTTCATGTCCGAAAATATGTTTTAAATAAAAGTCATCATTTCCTTTACAACACCTTGTATTTCGCCTATTATTTTATTATGTATTTTGGACGAACCTTCGGTACTGTCGCTGCACACAGGTGGATCCGATCGCCACTGTTGATTAATAGACGCCTATCGCCTATATTCGCAGTAATCTGTATATTACGCCCAATCCAACGATAGTATATGTTGCTTGTAAGAAAAAGTTGTCCGCGCTGTAAACGTTTTTACTTTGAGCACGCGCTTCACGCGCACATTAAACACGTATTGTACGGAGGGATCTGAATGAAGTCTATCAAATCCGCGACGGGAGACATGACTGGAATGCCGAATCACTTAGAGAACCCACCACCTGGAAAGGAGACGGTGAAGAAGGAAAAAAAGGGGAAAGTGCCGCACATATATGTTATTCTCTTTCTAATGACCGCCCTCGTATCATTAGCTAGTTACGTTATTCCCGCAGGACAATTCGAGCGAGTGGAAGGGCCGACGGGAGCACAAATTATTCAGCCCGGCACGTTCTCCTTCATCGAAGCGACGCCCGTCAGTTTTTTTGACTTTCTACTTGCCATTCCAAAAGGACTCATCGAAGCGTCCGAAATCGTCTTCGGTACGTTAATGATCGGTGGCATGTTTGGCGTCATTAGCCGCACTGGCATCATCGACCTCGGCGTGAACAAGTTAGCCCACCGCTTTTCCGACAAAGGCATTTGGATTATTCCACTGCTTATGGTTCCGTTCGCTATTTTTACAACTTTTACGGGACAAGTTGAGTTATCGCTCGTCTACTTACCAATCGTCTTGCCACTCATTTTGCGCCTTGGCTTTGACAAAATAACAGCAGCCGCAATCGTCCTTATTTCGACCATTGCCGGCTTTGGAGTCGCCCTAACGGCCCCCGCGAACCTAGGAGTCGCACAAAGGGTTGCCGAAGTACCCCTCTATTCGGGTATGGGCCTCCGCTCGGTGTTACTGACAATCATTCTACTAACCGGCATCGTTTACGTGTGGCGCCATGCGAAAAAGGTGCAGGCCAATCCGGTATTAGCCAAGAATGAACAGCAACAGCTCGCGGCGAAACAAACACAAGTGCCAAAAGCTTCGAAAAGACAATTAATTGCTTCTGTCGCCCTATTGTTGCTTTTAGGTGTTATGATTTACGGCATGATCGTTTACAAATGGTACTTTCTCCAACTGTCCGGGCTGTACATCTTGATCGCCGTAACAGTAGGACTCATCGCCGGACTCTCCTCGTCACAAATTTCGGAGGGTTTCACCGAAGGATTCCAAAATATTTTAGTAGGTGCACTCATAATTGGTATCGCCCGCGGCATTTCGGTCGCCTTAAACGATGGCAATATATTAGACACGATCGTTTACGGCATTAGCGAATTACTGAACGCCGTACCCGAACCTGTCACTGCCGTCTTTATGTTGCTCGTCCAGGGATTGTTCAATTTCCTCGTCCCGTCGGGAAGTGGACAAGCGTTAATT is a window from the Numidum massiliense genome containing:
- a CDS encoding YfcC family protein, which codes for MKSIKSATGDMTGMPNHLENPPPGKETVKKEKKGKVPHIYVILFLMTALVSLASYVIPAGQFERVEGPTGAQIIQPGTFSFIEATPVSFFDFLLAIPKGLIEASEIVFGTLMIGGMFGVISRTGIIDLGVNKLAHRFSDKGIWIIPLLMVPFAIFTTFTGQVELSLVYLPIVLPLILRLGFDKITAAAIVLISTIAGFGVALTAPANLGVAQRVAEVPLYSGMGLRSVLLTIILLTGIVYVWRHAKKVQANPVLAKNEQQQLAAKQTQVPKASKRQLIASVALLLLLGVMIYGMIVYKWYFLQLSGLYILIAVTVGLIAGLSSSQISEGFTEGFQNILVGALIIGIARGISVALNDGNILDTIVYGISELLNAVPEPVTAVFMLLVQGLFNFLVPSGSGQALITMPIMTGLADLAGVTRQTAVLAFQLGDGFSNIFYPTSGYFMATLALGGIRWEKWIRFILPLLILWYTVGAIFLVIAQLMNWGPI
- the trhA gene encoding PAQR family membrane homeostasis protein TrhA; translation: MATTHTYTRREEVANAITHGIGGLLSLAGLILLIVFASLKGTAVHIVSFTVYGVSMLLLYTASTLVHSFPEGKAKDILEIMDHSSIYIFIAGTYTPIVLTVLDGTLGWTLFGIVWGIALFGVVFKLFFTKKFLFTSTLIYIAMGWIIVLAWRPLTANLSVEGIVLLVVGGVLYTVGTVFYMWRSFPFHHAVWHLFVLGGSVTHFFAILLYVLP